The proteins below are encoded in one region of Sporosarcina sp. FSL K6-1508:
- a CDS encoding ABC transporter ATP-binding protein, producing the protein MLKKFFSYYKPHRRLFIIDFSSAIFVALLDLAFPVAVQWFIDDLLPKGNWGQITTISILLLVIYLLSTFLQYIVSYLGHKLGINIETDMRQQLFNHVQRQSFRFFDNTKTGHIMSRITNDLFDIGELAHHGPEDIFIAIMTVIGAFAIMYSINPELALIAIIMVPFLIILVTFCNIKMNAAWQNMYGKIADVNARVEDSVSGSRVVKSFTNEDFEIARFRIDNGNFRIAKLVAYKVMAWTHSSMYMMTRLVTLIVLVVGAWFTLNDKLSSGELVAFVLFVNVLIKPVDKISALLELYPKGMAGFRRFRELIEQEPEIIDRSDAVAVTHLNGDIVFEDVHFHYDGNKAILKGIDLNIRAGETVAFVGPSGAGKTTICSLIPRFYDINEGAISIDSIDIRNMTQHSLRSQIGIVQQDVFLFTGTIKENIGYGKLDAGDDEIIAAAKKAHLEDFIASLPYGYETQIGERGLKLSGGQKQRLAIARMFLKNPPILILDEATSALDTETERIIQQSLSELAANRTTLVIAHRLATIRDADRVIVVTEKGIAEDGTYDELVKKGGIFAQLHNNQFKEV; encoded by the coding sequence ATGCTAAAAAAATTCTTTTCATATTACAAACCGCATAGGCGACTGTTCATCATTGACTTTTCAAGTGCTATTTTCGTAGCGTTACTCGACCTTGCATTTCCGGTCGCGGTCCAATGGTTCATTGATGATTTGCTGCCTAAAGGAAATTGGGGACAGATCACGACGATAAGTATTTTATTATTGGTCATTTATTTACTGAGTACGTTCCTTCAATATATCGTCAGCTACCTTGGTCACAAGCTTGGCATCAATATCGAAACCGATATGCGCCAGCAGCTGTTCAACCATGTACAGCGGCAATCATTCCGATTTTTCGACAACACGAAGACCGGGCATATTATGAGCCGAATCACCAATGACCTGTTCGACATCGGGGAACTCGCTCATCACGGACCGGAGGATATCTTCATCGCAATTATGACGGTCATCGGTGCTTTCGCTATTATGTATAGCATCAATCCGGAACTCGCTTTGATCGCCATTATTATGGTTCCTTTTCTCATTATCCTTGTCACATTCTGTAACATCAAAATGAATGCGGCGTGGCAAAACATGTACGGTAAAATTGCTGACGTCAATGCACGCGTAGAAGATTCCGTGTCAGGTTCACGCGTCGTCAAATCGTTTACAAACGAAGACTTCGAAATTGCACGTTTCCGTATAGATAACGGGAATTTCAGAATAGCCAAGCTCGTCGCCTACAAAGTGATGGCCTGGACCCATTCGAGCATGTACATGATGACCCGGCTTGTCACACTTATCGTGCTCGTTGTCGGAGCCTGGTTCACCCTCAACGACAAACTGTCGAGCGGTGAACTAGTCGCCTTCGTTCTTTTTGTCAATGTACTCATCAAACCTGTCGATAAAATCAGTGCGTTATTGGAGCTGTATCCAAAAGGAATGGCAGGATTCCGGAGGTTCCGTGAATTGATCGAACAAGAGCCAGAAATTATAGACCGCTCTGATGCGGTGGCCGTTACACATTTGAACGGCGATATCGTCTTCGAAGACGTCCATTTCCACTATGACGGCAACAAAGCGATACTAAAAGGGATTGATTTGAACATACGCGCGGGTGAAACGGTCGCATTCGTCGGCCCATCCGGCGCCGGGAAAACAACGATTTGCTCGCTCATTCCACGTTTTTACGATATTAATGAAGGAGCAATATCCATCGACAGCATCGATATCCGCAATATGACGCAACACTCCTTGCGTTCGCAAATCGGTATTGTACAGCAAGACGTATTTTTATTTACCGGAACCATTAAGGAAAATATTGGATATGGTAAATTAGATGCAGGAGATGATGAAATTATTGCAGCAGCGAAAAAAGCGCATCTTGAAGACTTCATCGCTTCACTTCCTTACGGCTACGAAACGCAGATTGGAGAACGCGGTTTGAAACTATCGGGCGGTCAGAAACAACGACTTGCTATCGCCCGTATGTTCTTGAAAAACCCGCCGATACTTATTCTGGATGAAGCGACTTCTGCTCTCGATACAGAGACGGAACGAATCATTCAACAATCACTTTCTGAACTTGCTGCTAACCGTACGACACTTGTCATCGCGCACCGACTTGCAACAATCCGTGATGCTGACCGCGTTATTGTGGTAACAGAAAAGGGAATTGCGGAAGACGGAACGTACGATGAGCTTGTGAAGAAAGGCGGGATTTTTGCCCAGCTGCATAATAATCAATTCAAAGAGGTTTAA
- a CDS encoding DUF6612 family protein has product MKNWMKGIATGILVLGLGACGTTAEPKTDPDTGKKVEVQNKSKMTAQEVYEKAMAVSEEQKSMHAKMDIDQLIKVPSQEFEMNSKIKMDMDMVMEPLSMYQKMNMDMGEQGKMDMEIYMTDAGFFLNESESGEWIKLPNEMYEEMSDQLAGGADPTLDMNMFKDFADDFKFEQTDDAYILTLSAAGDKFSQLFKKVATENMPAGMEMNEEQAEVMENMEVKSLDYEIFIDKKTFYTNAFNMKMDMTMKVEGEEMHINQKVKADISKINEIDKIKVPQEILDNADDINESMGQ; this is encoded by the coding sequence ATGAAGAATTGGATGAAGGGTATTGCAACTGGAATACTTGTCCTTGGACTTGGTGCATGCGGTACGACTGCGGAGCCGAAAACAGATCCTGACACGGGCAAGAAGGTAGAAGTCCAGAATAAGAGCAAAATGACAGCGCAGGAAGTTTATGAGAAGGCGATGGCAGTTTCGGAAGAGCAAAAGAGCATGCATGCAAAAATGGATATCGATCAGCTGATTAAAGTGCCAAGCCAAGAGTTTGAAATGAATAGTAAGATAAAAATGGACATGGATATGGTGATGGAACCACTTTCAATGTATCAGAAGATGAATATGGACATGGGTGAGCAAGGGAAGATGGACATGGAAATCTATATGACAGATGCAGGCTTCTTCCTGAATGAATCGGAGTCTGGCGAATGGATTAAGCTGCCGAATGAAATGTACGAGGAAATGAGTGACCAACTGGCCGGGGGAGCGGATCCGACACTCGACATGAACATGTTCAAAGATTTTGCAGATGACTTCAAGTTCGAGCAAACAGATGATGCTTACATCCTTACATTATCCGCAGCAGGCGATAAATTCAGTCAGTTGTTCAAAAAAGTTGCTACTGAAAACATGCCTGCGGGTATGGAAATGAATGAAGAACAGGCGGAAGTGATGGAAAACATGGAAGTGAAGTCACTTGACTATGAAATCTTCATCGACAAAAAGACTTTCTACACAAATGCGTTCAATATGAAGATGGACATGACAATGAAAGTAGAAGGAGAAGAAATGCATATCAATCAGAAAGTAAAGGCGGACATCAGTAAAATTAACGAAATCGACAAAATTAAAGTTCCACAAGAAATACTAGATAACGCTGACGATATCAATGAATCGATGGGACAGTGA
- a CDS encoding ABC transporter permease gives MKIRYLIIALISLSFLSLFVGVSHITPMGLLDFKSEETEIFLISRLPRLVAILLAGAGMSIAGLIMQQLSRNKFVSPTTAGTLDATRLGILVSMLFFTNASTIEKMIVAFVFALAGTLLFMQILDRIKFKDAIFIPLVGLMFGNILSSITTFFAYKANVIQNMSAWLQGDFSMIMKGRYELLYISIPVLIITYLYANRFTVAGMGEDFSKNLGLAYRRIVNIGLILVALITTTVVLTVGMIPFLGLIIPNIVSIFKGDHLQKTLPHTALLGAIFLLICDILGRVLIYPYEISISLMVGVIGSGIFLYLLFRRKAYA, from the coding sequence ATGAAGATACGTTACTTGATCATCGCACTCATCAGTCTTTCATTCCTATCGCTATTTGTTGGAGTGAGCCATATTACGCCAATGGGTCTGCTAGATTTTAAATCGGAAGAAACCGAAATTTTCCTAATCAGCCGTCTGCCACGACTCGTCGCCATTCTCCTTGCAGGAGCCGGAATGAGTATTGCAGGTCTTATTATGCAACAGCTGAGCCGAAACAAATTCGTTTCACCGACGACAGCAGGAACTTTGGATGCTACACGGCTTGGGATTCTTGTCTCAATGCTGTTTTTCACAAACGCATCCACGATTGAAAAGATGATTGTCGCATTTGTATTCGCGCTTGCCGGCACGCTACTGTTTATGCAAATCCTTGACCGCATAAAATTCAAGGATGCGATCTTCATCCCACTCGTCGGGCTTATGTTCGGTAATATTTTGTCTTCAATTACGACGTTCTTCGCTTATAAAGCGAACGTCATCCAAAATATGTCGGCATGGCTACAAGGTGATTTTTCGATGATAATGAAAGGACGTTATGAACTTCTATACATAAGCATTCCCGTGCTGATTATCACTTATTTGTACGCAAACCGGTTTACGGTTGCGGGGATGGGTGAGGATTTTTCGAAAAATCTCGGGCTTGCTTATAGGCGGATCGTCAATATCGGGCTTATCCTTGTTGCGCTTATAACAACCACCGTCGTCTTGACGGTCGGAATGATACCTTTCCTTGGATTGATCATTCCGAATATCGTTTCCATTTTTAAAGGGGATCATTTACAGAAGACATTGCCACATACGGCACTGCTCGGTGCGATATTCCTGCTTATCTGTGATATTTTAGGCAGAGTACTTATCTATCCTTATGAGATTTCAATCAGTTTGATGGTAGGCGTTATCGGCAGTGGAATCTTCCTCTACTTATTGTTTAGGAGGAAGGCCTATGCGTAA
- a CDS encoding iron chelate uptake ABC transporter family permease subunit, translated as MRNSTKLIIFSALAAVFCALYLFQGLNGSFDYALPRRAIKVLAMVITGVAIAYSTVIFQTITHNRILTPSIMGLDSLYLLLQTAIIFFLGSGHMAIVNKHVNFILSVSAMVIFALLLYRFLFRGGKQPIYFLLLVGIIVGTFFGSISTFLQVLIDPNEFMMVQDKMFASFNNVSGELVWWALGIVAVSFIVGWKYFNDLDVLSLGRDTAINLGVSYDKVVKTMLVLSAVLIAVSTALVGPITFFGLIVANLSYQFFKTYKHSVLIAGASIMSIIALVGGQWVVERVFTFSTTLSVIINFIGGVYFIYLLLKESRST; from the coding sequence ATGCGTAACTCAACGAAACTTATCATTTTCTCTGCTTTGGCCGCCGTCTTCTGTGCTTTGTATCTTTTCCAAGGATTAAATGGAAGTTTCGACTATGCGTTACCGCGCAGGGCCATCAAAGTATTGGCGATGGTCATTACAGGAGTAGCAATCGCATATTCAACTGTCATCTTCCAAACAATCACACATAACCGCATTTTGACACCGAGCATTATGGGGCTGGACTCATTATACTTATTGTTGCAGACCGCCATTATTTTTTTCCTCGGTTCAGGGCATATGGCTATCGTTAATAAACATGTGAATTTCATATTATCTGTCTCAGCAATGGTTATATTCGCGCTTCTCCTCTACCGCTTTTTATTCCGAGGAGGCAAACAGCCAATTTACTTTTTGTTGCTTGTTGGAATCATTGTTGGAACATTTTTTGGAAGCATTTCGACGTTTCTGCAAGTGCTCATTGATCCCAATGAATTCATGATGGTACAAGATAAGATGTTTGCAAGCTTCAACAACGTCAGTGGAGAACTCGTCTGGTGGGCACTTGGTATCGTCGCCGTCAGTTTCATCGTCGGCTGGAAATATTTCAACGATCTTGACGTGCTATCGCTTGGCAGAGATACTGCCATTAACCTAGGCGTTTCTTATGATAAAGTCGTCAAGACAATGCTGGTTCTATCAGCGGTTTTGATTGCCGTCTCGACTGCATTAGTGGGGCCAATCACGTTTTTCGGATTGATCGTTGCAAATTTATCCTATCAGTTTTTCAAAACTTATAAGCACAGCGTTCTAATTGCTGGCGCGTCTATTATGAGTATTATCGCCCTTGTTGGTGGACAATGGGTCGTCGAGCGTGTCTTTACGTTTTCGACTACACTCAGCGTCATTATTAACTTCATTGGCGGCGTCTACTTCATCTACTTACTATTAAAGGAGAGTCGATCTACATGA
- a CDS encoding iron ABC transporter ATP-binding protein, with amino-acid sequence MIQVRELSKFYGKKAVVEKVNVNIHRGKITSFIGPNGAGKSTLLSMVSRLLDADTGEVLVDNDNVKRMKSNEFSKRVSILKQSNFMNVRLTIRELVSFGRFPHSRGRLTAEDLRLVEQAMDYMGLMDMQNDYLDELSGGQRQRAFIAMVIAQDTDYILLDEPLNSLDMKHSVQIMKILRRLVDDLGKTVVIVLHDINFASVYSDRIVALKEGRVVKDGPTNEIITSDSLKDIYDMDIPIKQMANCRICVYFNS; translated from the coding sequence ATGATCCAAGTCCGTGAACTGTCGAAGTTTTATGGTAAAAAAGCGGTCGTTGAAAAGGTGAACGTGAATATTCACCGTGGTAAGATCACATCTTTCATCGGTCCAAATGGTGCGGGTAAATCGACGCTCCTGTCAATGGTAAGCCGTCTGCTGGATGCAGATACGGGTGAAGTGCTCGTCGATAACGACAATGTGAAACGAATGAAGTCAAATGAGTTTTCAAAAAGGGTTTCCATATTGAAACAATCGAACTTCATGAACGTCCGTCTGACAATCCGTGAACTTGTGTCATTTGGCCGCTTCCCGCATTCCCGAGGAAGACTGACTGCAGAAGATTTACGGCTTGTCGAGCAGGCAATGGATTATATGGGTTTAATGGATATGCAAAATGATTATCTGGATGAACTATCGGGTGGACAGCGCCAGCGTGCATTTATTGCGATGGTTATCGCACAGGACACGGATTATATTTTGCTGGACGAACCACTCAATAGTCTAGATATGAAGCATTCCGTTCAAATCATGAAAATATTGAGAAGACTCGTTGATGATCTTGGCAAAACAGTTGTCATCGTTCTGCATGACATTAACTTTGCATCCGTCTATTCAGACCGGATTGTTGCATTAAAAGAAGGTCGTGTTGTCAAAGATGGCCCGACCAATGAAATTATTACTTCCGATTCGTTAAAAGATATCTATGATATGGATATCCCAATTAAACAAATGGCTAATTGCCGAATATGTGTCTACTTCAATTCATAA
- a CDS encoding siderophore ABC transporter substrate-binding protein — protein sequence MKKILMTVMMFALMAVLVACGSKDEDAKDDTTTGDKSEPKVEETESAEPMVIKQELGETTVAKNPEKVVVFDFGMLDTLDELGIEVAGVPQKNIPSYLSKYEDSKYVNVGGLKEPDFEAIHAMKPDVIFISGRQSAMYDELSEIAPTVFVGVDSTNYMESFKNNMEMVAELFGKEDEMKAELADIDERIAAINEKSSKSDAKSLIILGNEGKVSAYGLNSRFGIIHDVFGFKAADEKLEVSTHGQSITFEYILETNPDILFVIDRDAAVGGDASAKDSIENDLVKKTNAYKDGKIIYLDPDYWYLSGGGLQSVKEMVEEVEAVL from the coding sequence ATGAAGAAAATACTAATGACAGTAATGATGTTCGCATTAATGGCTGTACTTGTAGCTTGTGGATCGAAAGACGAGGATGCAAAAGACGATACAACAACTGGTGACAAATCAGAGCCAAAAGTTGAAGAAACCGAATCAGCAGAACCAATGGTAATTAAGCAGGAACTTGGCGAGACTACAGTTGCGAAAAACCCTGAAAAAGTTGTCGTATTCGATTTTGGTATGCTCGACACGCTAGATGAGCTTGGTATCGAAGTAGCAGGTGTTCCACAAAAGAATATTCCTTCATACTTGTCGAAATATGAAGATTCGAAATATGTAAACGTTGGCGGTCTTAAAGAACCTGATTTTGAAGCAATTCATGCAATGAAACCAGATGTTATCTTCATCTCAGGACGTCAATCTGCGATGTACGATGAACTAAGTGAAATTGCTCCAACAGTCTTTGTAGGCGTAGATTCAACTAACTACATGGAGTCATTCAAAAACAACATGGAAATGGTTGCTGAACTCTTTGGTAAGGAAGATGAAATGAAAGCAGAACTTGCGGACATTGACGAAAGAATTGCAGCGATTAATGAAAAATCAAGCAAGAGTGATGCAAAATCATTGATCATTCTTGGAAACGAAGGAAAAGTAAGTGCTTATGGACTGAATTCACGTTTTGGTATTATTCATGACGTATTTGGCTTTAAAGCAGCTGATGAAAAACTTGAAGTGTCGACGCATGGTCAAAGCATCACATTCGAATATATCCTTGAAACAAACCCAGACATTCTCTTTGTCATAGACCGTGACGCTGCTGTAGGCGGCGATGCAAGTGCAAAAGATTCAATTGAAAATGACCTTGTGAAGAAAACAAACGCTTATAAAGACGGTAAAATCATTTACTTAGATCCAGACTATTGGTACCTGTCTGGCGGCGGACTTCAATCTGTAAAAGAAATGGTTGAAGAAGTCGAAGCGGTATTGTAA
- the zupT gene encoding zinc transporter ZupT, which translates to MDGDILFAFALTLFAGLATGIGSLLAFFTKRTNTKFLSIALGFSAGVMIYVSLVEIFVKAKDELVLELGLTNGYWATIAGFFGGMLLIALIDRLIPAIGNPHDVKSVEDVNAGPTNDEYAKLKKMGMFTALAIAIHNFPEGIATFTSALQDPTLGIAIAIAVAIHNIPEGIAVAVPIYFATGNRKQAFKLSFLSGLAEPVGAIVAYLILMPYLNGIMFGVIFAAVAGIMVFISIDELLPAAREYGEAHLSVYGMMAGMAVMAVSLVLVA; encoded by the coding sequence ATGGATGGAGATATACTGTTTGCATTCGCTCTTACTCTGTTTGCAGGACTTGCGACAGGGATAGGAAGCTTACTTGCTTTTTTTACGAAAAGGACGAATACCAAGTTTCTTTCAATAGCTCTCGGTTTTTCAGCGGGCGTAATGATTTACGTGTCACTTGTAGAAATATTTGTAAAAGCGAAAGATGAACTGGTACTGGAGCTTGGCCTAACAAATGGCTATTGGGCAACAATTGCTGGTTTTTTCGGCGGAATGCTGCTGATTGCACTTATTGACCGTCTGATTCCTGCGATTGGGAATCCGCATGACGTAAAGAGTGTAGAGGATGTAAATGCAGGTCCGACGAATGATGAATACGCGAAACTGAAAAAAATGGGAATGTTCACGGCTCTTGCTATTGCCATTCACAATTTTCCAGAGGGTATTGCAACATTCACTTCGGCATTGCAAGATCCTACGCTTGGAATTGCTATTGCCATCGCGGTGGCGATTCATAACATTCCAGAAGGTATTGCTGTCGCTGTACCTATCTATTTTGCGACGGGTAATCGAAAGCAGGCATTCAAGTTATCATTTCTTTCTGGGTTGGCAGAACCAGTTGGCGCGATTGTGGCTTACCTAATTTTGATGCCCTATTTGAATGGCATTATGTTTGGCGTGATTTTTGCCGCAGTTGCAGGCATTATGGTATTCATTTCAATCGATGAACTATTGCCGGCAGCACGTGAATACGGAGAAGCCCATCTATCTGTTTACGGTATGATGGCTGGAATGGCAGTTATGGCAGTCAGTCTAGTGCTTGTAGCTTAA
- a CDS encoding MFS transporter produces the protein MFDAMDVGILSFVIAALTVEWHLTPSQMGWIGSVNSIGMAVGAFGFGLLADRVGRKNVFMMTLVLFSVASGLSALTMTLTAFLILRFFVGAGLGGELPVASTLVSESVEAHERGRIVVLLESFWAAGWLIAALIAYFIIPDYGWRLALIITALPAFYAIYLRRRLPDSPKFKADGQPKQSMGDKIKTIWSKKYAKRTLMLWIVWFTVVFSYYGMFLWLPSVMVMKGFDLIHSFKYVLIMTLAQLPGYFTAAWLIERAGRKFVLATYLLGTAASALFFGNAETLTLLLISGALLSFFNLGAWGALYAYSPEQYPTAIRATGSGMAAAVGRIGGIFGPLLVGSLLAAGYGFSTVFGIFCGAIIIGVLAVIFLGTETKQLELE, from the coding sequence ATGTTCGATGCAATGGATGTGGGAATTCTGTCGTTCGTTATTGCGGCACTTACAGTAGAATGGCATTTAACACCGTCCCAGATGGGCTGGATAGGCAGTGTCAACTCAATCGGGATGGCTGTTGGTGCGTTTGGTTTTGGATTGCTGGCGGACCGCGTCGGCAGAAAAAATGTCTTTATGATGACGCTTGTTCTATTCTCGGTCGCGAGCGGATTGTCGGCGTTGACGATGACACTTACGGCATTTCTGATCCTTCGCTTTTTTGTCGGAGCAGGACTTGGCGGTGAATTGCCAGTCGCGTCAACCTTGGTATCTGAAAGCGTAGAGGCACATGAACGGGGGCGCATCGTCGTTCTTCTTGAAAGTTTCTGGGCAGCGGGTTGGTTGATTGCTGCCTTAATTGCTTACTTTATCATCCCGGACTATGGTTGGAGACTAGCGCTAATCATCACAGCCCTCCCTGCATTTTACGCCATTTACCTTCGGCGTAGATTGCCAGATTCGCCGAAATTTAAAGCGGATGGACAGCCCAAACAGTCAATGGGGGATAAAATCAAAACAATCTGGTCGAAGAAGTACGCAAAGCGGACGCTCATGCTTTGGATCGTCTGGTTTACGGTTGTGTTCTCCTATTACGGTATGTTTCTTTGGTTACCTAGTGTCATGGTGATGAAAGGCTTCGATTTAATCCATAGTTTTAAATACGTTTTGATCATGACGCTAGCGCAATTGCCTGGCTACTTTACTGCTGCTTGGTTAATAGAGAGGGCAGGACGGAAGTTTGTTCTTGCAACGTATCTTCTTGGAACTGCGGCCAGTGCATTGTTTTTTGGAAATGCGGAAACACTAACGCTGCTTCTTATTTCAGGAGCATTATTATCTTTCTTTAACTTGGGGGCATGGGGAGCATTATATGCATACTCCCCAGAACAATATCCAACTGCAATCCGTGCAACAGGTTCCGGAATGGCAGCCGCGGTTGGTCGCATTGGAGGTATTTTTGGACCGTTGCTCGTTGGTTCGCTTCTTGCAGCAGGATACGGATTCAGTACAGTCTTCGGCATCTTTTGCGGAGCAATTATTATCGGAGTATTAGCCGTCATTTTTTTAGGGACAGAAACAAAACAACTAGAATTGGAATGA
- a CDS encoding DUF6054 family protein has product MSVREFTVRLSPVVAMNAIETYVVRGSISGTLVDQYVRRLGEHEIHVAVFEKYYMRSSNRASLTVTIDNLAGQTKVHAVASGGSEGMFMRFDWGAGKNFANSVDEALGPYITGAQ; this is encoded by the coding sequence ATGTCAGTACGTGAATTTACTGTGAGACTATCACCAGTAGTTGCAATGAATGCTATTGAAACATACGTTGTGAGAGGGAGCATCAGTGGAACGCTTGTCGATCAGTATGTAAGGCGGCTTGGTGAACATGAGATCCATGTAGCGGTGTTTGAAAAGTATTATATGAGGTCTAGCAACCGAGCGTCGCTTACTGTGACAATCGATAATTTAGCTGGACAAACGAAAGTCCATGCAGTTGCATCCGGCGGTTCAGAAGGAATGTTCATGCGCTTTGATTGGGGTGCGGGGAAAAATTTCGCGAATAGTGTGGACGAGGCATTGGGTCCATATATAACTGGAGCACAATAA
- a CDS encoding uracil-DNA glycosylase produces MFRIPESIATLGKERVEGFPVEGFIYGEGPKKPKLMLIGEAPGEFELVDGIPFIGRAGKELMKSLATIGLTREDVYITSAVRSRPYRWGTKNNRDGTKTERKYNRPPTMKEILAHAPVLDYELANIEPKLIVTLGNVGLQRLLGKEAKVTELHGKLLKRPIQYLNELDDTTFNWTKELYTIVPTFHPASIFYRPSHRPSLDADWLEIGRVLGERN; encoded by the coding sequence ATGTTCCGTATACCTGAATCGATTGCGACTCTTGGAAAAGAGCGGGTAGAAGGCTTTCCTGTGGAGGGATTCATTTACGGGGAAGGCCCGAAAAAGCCGAAACTGATGCTAATAGGAGAAGCACCGGGTGAGTTCGAATTGGTTGATGGCATTCCATTCATTGGACGTGCCGGTAAGGAATTGATGAAGTCACTCGCCACAATCGGTTTAACACGTGAGGACGTTTATATTACAAGTGCAGTCCGCAGCAGGCCCTATAGATGGGGAACGAAAAATAACCGTGACGGAACGAAAACGGAACGGAAATATAATCGGCCGCCAACAATGAAAGAAATTTTGGCACATGCGCCCGTGCTCGATTATGAGCTGGCGAACATTGAACCGAAACTGATCGTCACGCTCGGCAACGTCGGGTTGCAACGGCTGCTCGGCAAAGAAGCCAAAGTGACAGAACTCCATGGAAAGCTGTTAAAGCGACCGATTCAGTATTTGAACGAACTGGATGATACGACATTCAACTGGACGAAAGAATTGTATACAATCGTACCAACATTTCATCCCGCGTCTATTTTTTACAGGCCCTCGCATAGACCCTCACTGGATGCGGATTGGCTGGAGATTGGCCGTGTATTGGGAGAGAGGAATTAA
- a CDS encoding ABC transporter ATP-binding protein produces the protein MIRFDNVTKRFADGTEALKGVSVTIPTHKLTAIIGPSGCGKTTLMRMINRLEAPSEGAVYIDELPISERDEVELRRSIGYVIQRIGLIPHMTIEDNIALVPELLKWDKGKITGRVDELLDMVDLDPGIFKKRYPFELSGGQQQRVGVSRALASDPNIILMDEPFSALDPISREQLQKELKKLQKKIQKTIVFVTHDMDEALDIADVIIVMREGQIEQISSPDELIENQANDFVREFIGQERIDRQRNFGQRPIKEFTSFFDETWTGEIREVTSALTVEEAITILDAHPASRLAVVENGVVIGYIGHHSLLQASMENGKWVKS, from the coding sequence ATGATACGCTTTGATAATGTAACAAAACGTTTTGCGGACGGTACAGAGGCGTTGAAAGGTGTTTCTGTGACAATCCCTACACATAAGCTGACGGCTATTATCGGTCCATCCGGCTGTGGAAAGACGACGCTTATGCGAATGATTAATCGGCTAGAAGCGCCGTCAGAAGGCGCTGTCTATATCGATGAGCTGCCAATTTCCGAACGGGATGAAGTGGAGCTACGTCGTTCAATCGGCTATGTCATTCAGCGCATTGGTCTCATTCCTCATATGACGATTGAAGATAATATTGCACTTGTTCCGGAATTACTCAAGTGGGATAAAGGAAAAATTACTGGTCGTGTCGATGAACTGCTCGATATGGTGGATCTCGATCCGGGTATATTTAAGAAGCGCTATCCTTTTGAACTATCTGGCGGGCAACAGCAGCGGGTCGGCGTTAGCCGGGCACTTGCGAGTGACCCGAATATTATTTTAATGGACGAGCCCTTTTCGGCGCTGGATCCCATCAGCCGTGAGCAGCTGCAGAAAGAATTAAAAAAGTTGCAGAAGAAAATCCAAAAGACAATTGTATTTGTAACACATGATATGGATGAAGCACTCGATATTGCAGATGTAATTATCGTGATGCGGGAGGGGCAAATAGAGCAGATATCTTCACCCGATGAATTGATTGAGAATCAGGCAAATGATTTTGTTCGTGAATTTATTGGACAGGAACGAATTGATAGACAGCGGAATTTTGGTCAAAGGCCTATCAAAGAATTTACTAGTTTTTTTGATGAAACATGGACAGGCGAAATTAGGGAAGTTACTTCGGCACTGACAGTGGAGGAAGCAATTACGATCTTGGACGCTCATCCTGCCAGCCGTCTTGCTGTAGTTGAAAATGGGGTCGTAATTGGTTATATAGGGCATCATTCTCTCTTACAAGCCTCCATGGAAAATGGGAAATGGGTGAAATCATGA